A section of the Terriglobia bacterium genome encodes:
- a CDS encoding ABC transporter ATP-binding protein, which translates to MDLAIETRGLKRTYGDLVAVDGIDLEVPRGAFYGFLGPNGAGKSTTIKVLTGLLRPTSGSMRILGIDPLVDPVEVKRRVGVMPEDLALFERLTGTETLAFVGQVHGLSAPTLRSRSKELLELMDLGTAADDLVADYSHGMRKKIALAAALLPGPKLLFLDEPFEGIDAVASHQIKDLLLAFVERGGTVFLTSHILEIVERISNHIGVIHRGRLVAQGPMADLRAGAGGGKTLEEIFLGLVGAGDAGRAALDWLAG; encoded by the coding sequence ATGGACCTCGCGATCGAGACGCGCGGACTGAAGCGGACCTACGGCGATCTCGTGGCCGTGGACGGGATCGACCTCGAGGTGCCGCGGGGGGCGTTCTACGGCTTCCTCGGTCCGAACGGGGCCGGCAAATCCACGACCATCAAGGTGCTGACCGGACTCCTCCGCCCCACGTCGGGCTCGATGCGCATCCTCGGAATCGACCCGCTCGTCGATCCGGTGGAAGTCAAGCGGCGCGTGGGCGTGATGCCGGAGGACCTCGCCCTCTTCGAGCGCTTGACCGGGACGGAGACCCTCGCGTTCGTGGGCCAGGTGCACGGCCTGAGCGCTCCGACCCTCCGCTCCCGCTCGAAGGAGCTGCTCGAGCTGATGGACCTCGGGACGGCCGCGGACGACCTGGTCGCCGATTACTCCCACGGGATGCGCAAGAAGATCGCGCTGGCGGCCGCGCTCCTCCCCGGGCCGAAGCTGCTGTTCCTGGACGAGCCGTTCGAGGGGATCGACGCGGTGGCGTCGCACCAGATCAAGGACCTCCTCCTGGCGTTCGTCGAGCGGGGCGGAACGGTGTTCCTCACATCGCACATTCTCGAGATCGTGGAGCGGATCTCGAACCACATCGGGGTGATCCACCGGGGCCGCCTGGTGGCGCAAGGACCGATGGCCGATCTCAGGGCCGGCGCGGGAGGGGGGAAGACGCTCGAGGAGATCTTCCTCGGCCTCGTCGGGGCCGGGGACGCCGGGCGCGCGGCGCTGGACTGGCTCGCGGGATGA